ATTTGGAAGAACTCTCTGTAATCTGGCAGCTGGAGTCTTTGATAGCACCTTTCCATCAGCATTACTCAATGAAATACGATAATATGATAATTAAAAGGATCCATTAAGTCTCTATCCTTTTTGGGGATAAGAGTTATCAGGGCCTCCCTGAAGGACTCATGTagtcttttttatttgaaatgctTCTATAACCACATCTGTTAATCTTTGGGCTAGTATGTCATTGAAAGATTTATAATATTCTATGAGCAAACCATCTAACCCCGAGGatttactgtcatttaattTGAAGATGGTCTTTCTAACCTCTATGCTTGAATATTTGGAAATTTAATTTATGTACAAAAACAGGATCCTCAACATTAGaaagatatagatagatagatattacaAAGATTCATTTTAACTGCGTATAATATGGTTTTGACACAAATAACCCATCCCTGGTGATCCTTGCATAGTTTCAAAAGATCAATATTCAAATGcttcttaaataaaataaccacaccatttctttttcttgaatAAGAACTATGCACTATGTTTCCTACCCAGTCTCTTTTCCACATTGTTTCTAATTCTGTGAAATGGGTTTCTTGTATAAAGGCTACATCCacatttttcccttttaaataTGCCAGACATCTCCTATGTTTTACCGGGTTATGAGAACCATTTATATTCCATGTAACCACTTTCAGTATCTTTGCCATAGGGAGATTTTTTATAATCTTTCAGGCCTGTGCATTATATCGTTTTAATATCATCCCAAGTGCAATGAACATGtagtaaaagagaaagaaagggaaagaaaaggcaaaagacaaagacaagtaagaaaacatgcacacataaccCTCCAAATCCCGCCCCACCCACCCAAAATGACCCAAAGTGAACATATATTACAATATTCCTTACATCCCGTGGGGGCAGTAGGCACATGTACGCTACCCCTGACCTTCATCCCCTTTTCACTATGCTCGCAGAAAACTGACTGCAAGGCCACCTCAGTCCCCATTTcccacatttttatgatgtaTTAAACTCCAGATATATCTTCTCTATTCACACCTCCACGGTGCTATACagtaaaaatcaataaaacctTTTCTTCTCTGAAAGTGAGAAAACACGTTGTGGAGCTACAactgtttcatcattttaaaaactgaaatagttGAACTCATATTAAAGCCTCGgactacatttttttaatgcgGGATCAATCTGATCGGCTCATTCTTCAGTCTTACAGTCACGCTCCTTCATTCCCTTATAAGTTCACCTTCGCAGTACAGAGCAAACACGATTAATACTTTTCACACATCGAACACTGCTCGGGGCATTTGTTGGATGCTCATCATGTTTCTCTTGATTCTGGCAGACGCTGCAGAAACTGAACAGATTTGACAGACTGATTGTGTTCCAGAGAATTACACCAACaccaaataattcaacattaactctgatgtttgtatgttttacatTAACGCTCGCTTGGTCCTCGAGTTTGTGAGCCAAGCAGGATGACTTCAGCGTCGTGAGCTTTCCAAGCTCCTCCTCAACCGTGTCCAACAAGATGTTTTACCGGATCTGTAccgtccttttttttttttttttttgccttcataACATTCCTTTTGGATTTTGTATGGCTGTTATTCTTGAACTCTGAGattattcatgcattcattgcATCATTCATGAGATTCGGAGCTTGGCGTTGCACTTTGAGTTAGGCACTTTCCTTgatgttatttgttgttgactTGTTATACAAGGAGGGATTCAACTGTTCAAATTTTACAGcgccgttttttttttgtttgtttgtttgtttgtttgtttgttttcctgtcgTTGACTGTGTCAGTGTTCACAATCAAGCTTTGGatgatgcattttgtttttgcagtatATCCAAACACAGCGCATGTTTTCTCACATCTGCAGAATGATTGAAATCAGTAATGCCAGGCATTTCTGTGTCGCATATGTGTACATAAGTGTGAAAGTAACACTTTTTCTTGATTTGGAAGTGTTCAGATGTGTTCGACAGTCAGAGTAACTGCTCTCCGCtggaaaatatttgttagtgCTGTGTCGATTAGTCGTTAAATGTTTATGCCATTTGTAAATCCTAAATgtactgtgtttatttgcataacTGTAACATGTTCAAAAGCCATTGTAAAGTGTAAATATTGTATGTCAGTTATCATATCGcttctctttttgttctttttttacgAGCACAGTGATATAAGAACTGCTTTGAGGCCCCATTTACATCGGGGGATTacaaaatcattttgaaatTTCAACCTATAACTTGTAGGCCAGAGACAAATGTTTGAGGTTAAGAGATTTTATTGATATAATCGCAAAGCCAAATAAAAGTTCCTTTACGACTGTTTACAACAAGTGGTTTTGATTTCATTCACActttgaattaattaaaaacatattttaaaaccaCTTTTTAAGACCACAAGTAAATGTTAAAGTCAAACTCCACCAAAAATTTGGTTAGTAAGGATGAAAGCTTCCATCTTCAGCCTGGTAAACACACCCTTCTCCATAACAGTGCAACCAAAAAGTCACTATGACAAACAAGGACAAGGAATTGGAAATATTCTTAACTGCAAACCTGAATGATAATCCGATAAGAACAACTATCAAATTAGTCTCTACGGGAATTATGTCAACTCTGGTTGGTACATGTTAATATCAAATGTTCACAATGTGCAACACTCATGAGGGCAAATTAGTTGCACAAtctttgttgtttctttcaAGTGACACCTAGTGAACGCTGATTTAGTGTGAAAATAACAGCTCCAGATGTCTTAACCATTTTAATTGCTCTAGACTCATACTGCAATAAGTCAAACAAGCAGCTCAGcagaaatatgtttcatttcttcAAGTATGATGTTGCCACACCAATCATAATATCTCATTCTTACTGGGACATGTGTGCTCAGCTGCTCAGTTTATCACAGTTGTTCAGCACTGCCACCTGTTGGACAACACTGGTTATTACAAACATTGAAGTGCTACCCACTCTCcacttttatctttatcttgCCTTAATGTGCTCCCTCAGACATCAGGGTGAAGTTGCCCTTGAGTCCTGATCAGTGATCAATCTCCCTTCCTTACACCACTGATgggaaacaaagcaaaaaagagTGAAGTCAAGAGCAcgaaacacaagaaaataatacaATCCATATCAATGTGTATAATAATCTAAAAACTGCTAGTTTGCTGTGAATGACCTTCAGCCTGCTCTAATTGGACTTCCATGCTTTCATCTCCCAAGCAAGCTCAATACTGTAGTGATGCAGGTAGTTGTAGGTACTGTAGGTGGTTTAAAggcaacataaataaaactgaagtgaGTGATTTCTTTTATACAAAGTTGAGAATGGGAGGTGAAGCAGTTAATTATGCCGTCCTATTAACAATTGTTGTACTTAGTGAATAAATATACTTCATGtaaaagtgaataaaacagaaatcGTAAAATGAGTTAGTGTCAGTTATGAGCCACTGGTAGTTAAGTGATATGGGATTAAACTTGCAAGACACAATAAAGTTAGCATTAGTCTACTTTAGCATGTCAACAGATCAGTCAGTGGCATGGAGGTGAACTAATCAACTGCTGAGGGGCCCACTGTCAACAGAGGGCCCAAATGAGCAAGTTACAAATGTTAAGTGCTTTTAGGTTCCTCTtctcattttatatttactgtttttttttaatgaaacacaaaGGTCCCAGTTTATTAGTAAACAGGTTTTCAGGTATGAaagtggaagaagaagaagaataaaagtaaaagttgcaTGTTCCTTTATTCACAGGGCcctgtttttaaatattgttacAAAGGgaaatgttttcctttgttttgttttgttagatATGATTCTACAACTGGAAACTGTAGGTTGTTGTACCTGGAGTAACACTGTGAGGCTGCAGTGTGAGAACAGCAGGTCTATTTTCTGGAACAACTGTTGGTTCTTAGATGTAGAAATAAATTATCTCAGTTTGTCAACCACTGAGATAATTAGTTTCTAAATCACAAGATTAAACAAAAGttgataaataaatgcattttacacTGTGTACAGCTTGTGGCCTTTGCATGCGAGCCAGTTCTCATCATAAACACCAGacccctctgtgtctctgcccATCTATCTCTGTTCTCACAccagtgtgtgtgcgcgcgtgtgtgtgtgtgtgcgtgtcatcTGTTGATGACTGCACTTCTATGGGATTAGTGGCCACATGACAACACTGGGCTGACCGCCTGGTGAGCCTTTCATTTGGCTTCACTTGCAGAGGCGGTCTGTGTGCTGTCCAACAGTTTACTGGGAGCTGGAGATTTCCAAACTTCATTCCTGTGGATCTGTAAATGAAGTTTATGCCGGACAGACTGGGAGCTCGCTTGTGATGGCGCAGGACATTACCAGTTTATCTGGAGAGGACTTCTTTGATGGGAAATCACCCTGTTGTTCAGACACAGACGCGTTGAGTCAAGGAGACAAAGAATACGATGACATTTTGGAGCTTAATCAGTTTGACGGGCTGCCTTATTCCTCCAGATTTTACAAACTgttgaaagaaaggaaagatcTGCCAGTGTGGAAAGCAAAGTCTGAATTCATGGACACTTTGGCCAAAGGACAGTTTGTTATTGTCAGTGGCTCTGCCAAAACTGGAAGGAGCTCTCAAGTGAGTACTGGCGGGTATTTGACACTTGTGATTGCATTGCCATGGAAAATATTGCAACAGCAGATTCAGCTTTGTTACAGGGACATAATCAAACCATCTTAAAAATTAACAATACTGGGGAAGCATGTGTGATGTAAACAACTTCTCTCACACTTCTTTTTGAAACAGATTCCCGAGTGGTGCGCCGAATTCTGCCTGTCAGTCCGGTTCCAGCATGGTACGGTGGTTTGTACCCAGATTCATGCGCAGCAGGCTGTAGATCTCGCCTTGAGAGTGGCTGATGAGATGGATGTCAACATTGGCCACGAAGTCGGATACAGCATCCCTCTGGAAACATGCTGCGCTCATGACACAGTTCTCAGGTCtggaaaaactgcattttatACCAACAAAAACATATCGAGTCTATCTCAAGTGTATCcgagaaacaataaaacatggtCAGAACACTCACACAGCTAAATCACCCCGCCTTCTGTTATACTGAAGAGAGAGGTGAACAAAAGGCTTGAGGGGCCTCTTTTCACTGCCACAGCTGCCCGGCTCCCCGTCTGCCCATATGTCACACTCCCTCATGTGAGTCCCTCATAAGTCAGCTCGGCAACAAAGGAACTCAGCACATTGAGGAGAGGGAGATAAGATAAACAGGCAGCCGGCGAGTACGAAAGGATATACTCCCCAGACTAATTATCAGAGTAAATTACACTAATAGGGGCAAAACAGAAGCGTAGACAAAGTGCCTTTCATTAAAATGCCATTCTGAAGTATGCTGAATGGATTTCCTGTTCCAGTCTTTGAGCCTAGAGGCTTACAATCAATGAAACCTGAGGATTTATGTCAGCTTATTATGAGTTTGGTAAGATACAGTGTGTTTCAAGTGCCCCTGTGCATGTACTTGCTCTCTGTTAATGGCATTTTATCACCCACCACAGGTACTGTACAGATGACATGCTCTTGAGGGAGATGATGTCAGACCCTTTGCTGGAGCGCTAcggtgtggtggtggtggaccAGGCCCACCAGAGGACCGTGGCTACTGATGTACTTCAAGGTCTGCTGAAGGACATCGCCCTACAGAGGCCAGAGCTCCGTGTGGTCCTCCTCACCGCAGTTGATCCCGGCCCCAAGCAGCTGGTCCACTTTACCGGGTCCACGGTGCCTCTCATACACCTGGAGAGCCCGGCCGCAGGGGAGGTGGTGCACAGCAGCACGGGTGACAGCTATTTCTGCGCCTCGCTCCGTCTGGTGCTGGAGATCCACCGCTCTGAAGAGGGAGGGGACGTGGTGGTGTTTCTGGTGACgacacaggtaaaaaaaaaaaaaagaaaagcagaacagGATGGATTCAGCAGTCTGAGAATATGTCTTCCTCTGACTCTCTGTTTACCCCCGACCAGGAGATAGATCTGGCCCTTGACATCCTGCGTCATGAGGGCCACAGCTTACCCCCTGATCTGGGAGAGCTCCTGCCTGTCGCTGTACACCCCGGCCAGCCTGGGACTCTACCAGTCatgggggaggaggagacaggCCGCACCAGGAGAGTATTCCTCACATCCAGCCCAAATGAAGACTTCTTCTGGGCTGTCAGCTCAATAAGCTTTGTCATCGATGCAGGGCTGGAGAAAAGATATGTAAGTTCATCTTTCATATTtgcaatgaaaatgtgtttagagTATAGTTTCATAataagtcttaaaacaatagtcaggtgtccaaataaacattgaaataggtttttcttgccataatcatttctcctgttcatactgaccattagaagatcccttcataacgcatttgcaatgtaagtgatgggggacaaaattgacagtcctcgttttgagaaaaactgtatttcaaagtttatctgaagaaaATATggggcttcagctgtctgagttagaCAAATGAAGttgatatcttccacagttacagtctttgtgtCTCAATGGAGTGTTTTCCTGTACTGTTGCAGCAGAAGgatcgtaacaaaaagagggaatatggcagtaaaacacagtaactttgaaagttattgacttgatttgtctgaagcttcatattagcttcaaataaactttttttgcacacatttttgcacagaagaagacagaaaactgcagtgtttttaattgtgCAGTCTCGTATATAATACTTTTATCAAATTTAATGttacagtgtaattaaaaattaaaatttttgtgaaaatgaatcttgaatctGGACACCACTATTTTAGATCTGAGcgaatattttattaaatgtcattataCATAATCCAGATCAACGCACTGTGATGTTGCAGGTTTACAACCCCAGGATCAGGACAAATTCAGTCATCATTCAGCCAATCAGTGCAGGCCAAGCCAAGAGTCGCAAACAGCTGGCAGGTCCAACAGGTGAGAAgttaaacaactgacaaaaaaaaaacaacttttgacATAAACCTGCGGCTGCCTATGCCTCGCTGCTGTCCTGTCTAAAATTACCTTTCTTTCCTGTAGgcaagtgtttctgtctgtatcCTGAGGACAGACAGCTTCCTGTCGAGATACGCCCGCACATTGCAGAGTCTGACACCACTTCCACCGTGCTCTTTTTGAAGAGGATGGAGATTGCAGGACTGGGTCACTGTGACTTCATCGACAGGCCAGGTGAGATTTacataaagtgacaaaaaaagagaacattttcaTGGCATGGTGTGTGTTGGCTGAGCCCCTGCTGCTCTCTAAAATTCTCATGTCCGTGGTGATAATGGCATGAATTTTGGGTTCAGTCAGTCCGCTCTTGTTTTGTTCCAACAGACAGGAACTTGTTTTATTGGAGGGCAGCGAGCCGTGCCTCAGCTGAACTGACAGCTCCTGTTCTGCGAGCATCCTTTTTAGAGCTGACCTGCTTCCGTGTGCTTTTGTTCCCCCCGGATTTATTCACCCccactaacacaaacacacacacacacacacacacacactgagtctCCCATTAGTTGATTAGAGAATACTGGTGTTGGTGTGTGGGAGTGTGGATGATAATGGAGAGCCTCTAAGGTGGATTTTGTGTCCGCATCTCTTTGTCTCACTGTGATGTTCATCGAAAACATGTTtgtgacagagacagaataGAAAATCTCATTTGTACCATGAAAGACTTTTCATTTTGCATAGTGATGCATGGCAGATGTTGGTGAGGATTATAAAATCCTAATCTGCTGCTGCCTTTTTACTCGGAGCGTGCCCAGCAGGGTGCCAGTATATTGTAGGGGATTGTCTCAGTGGGTCAGCATTTCGGATTAGAGTTTAGACAgcatacaaaacagaaaagtaatccCTAACAGTTTAAGTCAAAGTGTATTTATATGTAATGAATCATGTACATTGACAGTTTAAGCACTAGACAGTCAAAAAGCAGCCACTAGAAATACGTTTCACTGTTGATTTGGTTTCccgttttcacagttttttcacCAAGGTTTAAttttagaaagaaaacaaagtataTAACCTAAAAACCTTTCCAATCCAGATCCTGAAGGCCTGATGCAGGCTCTAGAGGAACTGGACTACCTGGCGGCTCTGGATAATGATGGCAACCTGTCCGAGATGGGCATCATCATGTCTGAGTTCCCCTTGGAGCCCCAAATGGCCAAAACATTGCTAGCGTCCTGCGAGTTCGACTGTGTCAGCGAGGTGGTCATCATTGCTGCCATGCTAACAGGTACAGTAGGTAGATTAATGTCTACGGTTATTTATCTAATAATTCACCCACACTGTTACTAAAACATAATGTTGCACATCTAATTGTAGCGACAGCAGAGACCTGGTCTCTTAATGCAGATCAACATCGGCCTCTTTTACTGTAATGACTGTTACATAGTACTATATAATGAACTATTAAGGTCTGCCTTTGTCAAGCTAGAAGATCACTGAAAATGTAATATACAATTTAAGATAGAAACAAAGTTCTCAACATCCAcattctttttgtgttttttttttctcacagctCCAACTTGCCTCATGATTCCCTCGGTGGACTTGAAGCCAGAGGCGGCTCAGTGCCACATGAAGTTCCAGCACCCAGAGGGAGACCACTTCACCCTTATCAATATTTACAAGGCGTTTAAACAGTGCCAGCAGGACCCATGTGAGTTtagagagcacacacacacacacatacacacacagatgctaTGGAGATCAGTGAATGGAGAAATATCATCCAAACTGTTGGCAAAATGAACTAGCCTTAAACAATGCCACAACAAATCATAATGAGAATagtaattataatatttataataataatacaatctaaaaaaaaaggaaaaaatatactttaatgactaaaaaactcaaaactaatcctcaaaatgtgtttctaagtttattgtttttaattgtttgtattGATTGTTTGTCTTTATAATATAGCAGACAATAGAGTGACAGGATGACATGATGATGTGAGAATCTTATTAGTTATTTCAATAACGACAGTAATCATAATTACTGCCTCTCAAGGACTGACTGACTATTAACTTCTCCCTTGAAATATTGTGATTAATCACAGTAGAAAAGTGCAATGTTTTGAGCCGCCCTTCGTCAGGTACAGAGCAATGAAAGGGAGCAATCGATTCCTCAATCTAATTAACAGTTAGAGGTTTTTTAGAGTTTAGTTTAGCACCTTGACAACAATGATGTGCCTGTGTTGAACACTGAATAaggacagtaaaaaaaaaaccaaagcaATATTATAGCATTTGTATTTTGGCACATACAGCtctgtgtcttcatcagtgaTTCTACCTTTCTGTAATCCTCTCTTTGACTcgctcttcctccctctttaGACTGTAATGTGGAGAAGTGGTGTCAGGATTTCTACCTAAACCACACCGCTCTGCTGATGGCTGACGCTCTTCGTACTGAGTTGAGCGACACTCTGAAGAGGATCGAGCTGCCCGTGTCGGTGCCCGCCTTCGGTTCCCGAACCAACACCATCAACATTAAGAGAGCCCTGCTGGCAGGTTTCTTCATGCAggtcagaaaacaaaactttattatACCACTCATCAAAAACAATATAATTCACAACATCAACAATGAACAAGAAGAAAGCTTGAAACTCCAACACTCCTCGAAAAGACTCCTAAAGGCCATTAAAACACCGACTGGAACTAATGCAGCAAGGTTGAGTGCGCTCTAATCTTTTGTAATTATACTGTGATTTTAGTTTCCACAATTAATGATCATAGAATATGGGcttaatgaaatattaatgtaattctGTTCATTCATGTAGGTGATTAGATGTATGCAGAAACaatcattttgctttttcatgACTAATAATCCAGCACAGCCACACTCAGCAAAATAACCAGAATTATTATTTCGCCATAATTGTGTAGCCGTGCCGTACCACTGACGatgcaaaacactgaaattaactgATTTTTATTCATCGACTGACAGTTCGACTATGTTCAGATCTTACACTTCATTTTCGTCCACCTTTTAACTATCAGTGCTTCCGCAACTAACTCACATTTAAACTGTTTACAGTACTCACACTTGAACTGTTTTCAGCTCTCCACTTTTATCTCAAACTTGACATTTCAActgcttttatcttttatttttcccatacagaaaaacaatatatgtacatatatattgtGCATATATAAGGGTGTAATATATGAACACTGTTCATGCACAATTTACTCCGACCCCTTCAGTGCTATACACCGAACTGGCATTAAGGACTTCCAGGTCAATTCATCACCTACACTTCTAGTAACATTTCATCTTTCATTTCAACTGCTTCAACTCCtttcagtatttatattttttgccactTTAAGTATAACTTCTTATGTtttggcttttttaaaattgtacacGCCAAGCCAAAAATCAAAAGTATAATTATACAGATGCGTTTCGCATTTGGAAGTCCTGTTTAAAAAGTATTCTTAGGCAGTGACTCAAATTCCTTTGAGAAAATCTGTCTGACTGTGTCTGGCTATGGTTTCCCTCAGGTGGCGCGGGATGTGGACGGATCAGGGAACTACTTCATTTTGACCCACAAGCATGTGGCACAGATCCATCCTCTGTCTGGTTACGGTGCCAAGAGCCCCAAACTGCGCCTGCCAGAGTGGGTGCTGTTCCATGAGCACTCCTTCTCTGAGGACAACTGCCTCCGCACTGTCACCCACATAACACCAGAGGAGTGAGTCTCAGTCTTAACATTTCGTTCTTTGTATATCTTACAGTTGTACGATTCACATAACTGACCATATACAGTCTTTGTTAACCAGACTGCAGTCTCTTGTGACTTTTATAGCACCACCCTTGTATCTTTACATTTGAAGAGGCTTAAAAGTAATCAGACAGACACATTCCCTTTCCCTTGTGGACCAGATGTAAAGCCCCAGTTCAGCAGAGACTAGTCATGTTGGTTGTGGAGGGTGCTATCATAATCCTTTTCTCTAGTATCAGCTGGTAAGAGGGGGGATTATGGATTGCACAGATGCCTGGGAATGTGGAGCTGCAGCttaaaaaggaggaaaagaaagctCTGCAGCCTTTGTCATGCTCTCTTAGGTTTCACATCCTGAAATATATGAATCTGAGTGATTGCACTTCAAATAATGTGAGGAGCAGATGTACTGTCAGTCTTGTCTCCAACAAAAGTGCCTAAATTTGGAACAAGTTGAGCCTGTGTAACACATTATTTTACCAACAACATTGTTCCCTTCTTCTGTTAGGTTCATTCAGATGGCACCACAGTATTTCTTCTACAATCTACCGCCTAGTGAGAGCAAAGACATCCTCCAGAACATATTGAACAGCTCAGCGCCTCACTGCCAAGAGAAGAAACCTCCGACCTCCAAAGAGGAACCCCAAGAAGATCAGACTTATGACCGCTGCGTCATACAGTGACTGTTCCACTGTTCCCAGTGGTGGTGATGAAATTAGGAGTTATTGCACTACATTGTACAGAAACACATTGTCTGCATAGTTGTATAATTTATCACTTAactgaaagtgttttttcagtAGTTATTTCCTTTCATCTGTGCCgttcatcttgtttttgtcactataTCA
This genomic interval from Thunnus thynnus chromosome 14, fThuThy2.1, whole genome shotgun sequence contains the following:
- the dhx32b gene encoding putative pre-mRNA-splicing factor ATP-dependent RNA helicase DHX32, giving the protein MAQDITSLSGEDFFDGKSPCCSDTDALSQGDKEYDDILELNQFDGLPYSSRFYKLLKERKDLPVWKAKSEFMDTLAKGQFVIVSGSAKTGRSSQIPEWCAEFCLSVRFQHGTVVCTQIHAQQAVDLALRVADEMDVNIGHEVGYSIPLETCCAHDTVLRYCTDDMLLREMMSDPLLERYGVVVVDQAHQRTVATDVLQGLLKDIALQRPELRVVLLTAVDPGPKQLVHFTGSTVPLIHLESPAAGEVVHSSTGDSYFCASLRLVLEIHRSEEGGDVVVFLVTTQEIDLALDILRHEGHSLPPDLGELLPVAVHPGQPGTLPVMGEEETGRTRRVFLTSSPNEDFFWAVSSISFVIDAGLEKRYVYNPRIRTNSVIIQPISAGQAKSRKQLAGPTGKCFCLYPEDRQLPVEIRPHIAESDTTSTVLFLKRMEIAGLGHCDFIDRPDPEGLMQALEELDYLAALDNDGNLSEMGIIMSEFPLEPQMAKTLLASCEFDCVSEVVIIAAMLTAPTCLMIPSVDLKPEAAQCHMKFQHPEGDHFTLINIYKAFKQCQQDPYCNVEKWCQDFYLNHTALLMADALRTELSDTLKRIELPVSVPAFGSRTNTINIKRALLAGFFMQVARDVDGSGNYFILTHKHVAQIHPLSGYGAKSPKLRLPEWVLFHEHSFSEDNCLRTVTHITPEEFIQMAPQYFFYNLPPSESKDILQNILNSSAPHCQEKKPPTSKEEPQEDQTYDRCVIQ